In a single window of the Bacillus mycoides genome:
- a CDS encoding NAD(P)-dependent malic enzyme: MLENQINERSLLLHKELVGKIEITSKVEVNTADDLSLTYTPGVAESCKAIAADEETAYDYTARGNMVAVVSDGTAVLGLGNIGPKAAMPVMEGKSILFKKFANVDAFPLCLGTTDVDEIVTLVKNLEPTFAGINLEDIAAPRCFEIEKRLKEETNIPVFHDDQHGTAIVVLAAVINALKVVSKQMDDVKIVINGAGSAGIAIGKLLLKAGAKHITLVSLEGIVCEGETWMNEAQIEVSKKTNREYVRGTLKEAIHQADIFIGVSAPNVLTKELVQTMNEKAIVFAMANPIPEIFPEDALEAGAAVVGTGRSDYSNQVNNVLAFPGIFRGALDVRATDITEEMKLAAAYGIANIITDEERNANYVIPNPLDKRVVPSVAEVVAKAAIDSGVAQITKMPSYK; this comes from the coding sequence ATGTTAGAAAATCAAATTAATGAAAGATCATTGTTATTGCATAAAGAGTTAGTAGGGAAAATTGAGATTACAAGTAAAGTAGAAGTGAATACAGCGGATGATTTAAGTTTGACTTATACACCAGGTGTAGCGGAGTCTTGCAAAGCAATTGCGGCAGATGAGGAAACAGCTTATGACTATACAGCACGAGGGAATATGGTTGCAGTTGTTTCAGATGGAACTGCAGTACTTGGTTTAGGGAATATTGGACCGAAAGCGGCTATGCCTGTTATGGAAGGGAAAAGTATTTTATTTAAGAAGTTTGCGAATGTAGATGCTTTCCCGCTATGTTTAGGTACGACTGATGTGGATGAAATCGTTACCCTTGTGAAAAATTTAGAACCTACATTTGCAGGTATTAATTTAGAAGATATTGCAGCGCCACGTTGCTTTGAAATTGAAAAACGATTAAAAGAAGAAACGAATATTCCTGTATTTCATGATGATCAGCATGGGACGGCTATTGTCGTTTTAGCAGCTGTTATTAATGCATTAAAAGTTGTAAGTAAACAAATGGATGATGTGAAAATTGTTATTAACGGTGCGGGTTCGGCAGGAATTGCAATTGGGAAATTATTATTAAAAGCTGGCGCAAAACATATTACGTTAGTTAGCTTAGAAGGTATTGTTTGTGAAGGTGAAACATGGATGAACGAAGCACAAATCGAAGTTTCAAAGAAGACAAATCGTGAATATGTGCGTGGAACATTAAAAGAAGCGATTCATCAGGCTGATATTTTCATTGGCGTATCTGCTCCTAACGTATTAACGAAAGAACTTGTACAGACGATGAATGAGAAAGCGATTGTGTTTGCAATGGCGAATCCAATTCCAGAAATATTCCCAGAAGATGCATTAGAAGCTGGAGCTGCTGTAGTTGGAACTGGTCGTTCTGATTATTCAAATCAAGTAAATAATGTATTAGCGTTCCCTGGTATATTCCGTGGTGCATTAGACGTACGCGCGACTGATATTACAGAAGAGATGAAATTAGCAGCAGCATATGGGATCGCTAACATAATTACGGACGAAGAGCGTAATGCGAATTATGTAATTCCCAATCCATTAGATAAAAGAGTTGTTCCAAGTGTTGCAGAAGTAGTAGCGAAAGCAGCCATTGATTCAGGTGTGGCACAGATTACGAAAATGCCAAGTTATAAATAG
- a CDS encoding 2-hydroxycarboxylate transporter family protein: MGIQKNVEAVSFSEGNELKSESFASKIMNVKIGVIPLPLYVVLAAIIYGASVYNKLPADMIGGFAVIMIMGIFLGDIGMRIPILKNIGGPAILSLFIPSLLVFFNWMNPASMEAATMLMKKSNFLYLYISCLVVGSILGMNRKVLVQGFVRMFIPLVVGTLASVAVGLLVGSLFGFEMKQTFFFIIVPIVSGGIGEGILPLSLAYSDILNESSATFVSQLIPAAIIGNMFAIVSAGYMKRLGEKKPELSGNGVLVKTDNQADLLKEQNTEKPIDFSLMGAGLLIACTFFIFGGFASKFIGIPGAIIMIFSAALVKYFKLMPAKMEQGAFHLYKFISKNLTWPLMVGLGLLYIPLKDVAAVLSVGYVVVCASVVLTMVASGFLVGKVMKMYPVESAIVTGCHSGLGGTGDVAILSASNRMELMPFAQISTRLGGAAMVVTATILLKMFS; encoded by the coding sequence ATGGGAATTCAAAAGAATGTGGAAGCGGTATCATTTTCTGAAGGCAATGAATTGAAAAGTGAATCTTTCGCTTCTAAAATTATGAACGTTAAAATCGGTGTTATACCTTTACCGTTATACGTAGTATTGGCTGCTATTATTTATGGAGCATCTGTATATAATAAATTACCAGCAGATATGATTGGTGGTTTTGCAGTTATTATGATCATGGGTATTTTCTTAGGTGATATTGGAATGAGAATTCCGATATTAAAAAATATCGGTGGTCCAGCAATTCTCTCATTATTTATTCCATCGTTACTTGTATTTTTTAACTGGATGAATCCAGCTTCAATGGAAGCTGCGACTATGTTAATGAAAAAATCGAACTTTTTATATTTATATATTTCTTGTTTAGTAGTTGGAAGTATTTTAGGAATGAACCGTAAAGTGTTAGTGCAGGGTTTCGTTCGTATGTTTATTCCTTTAGTAGTAGGGACGTTAGCTTCTGTAGCAGTGGGCTTATTAGTCGGTTCACTATTTGGATTTGAAATGAAGCAGACATTCTTCTTTATCATCGTACCAATTGTGAGTGGTGGTATCGGAGAAGGGATTTTACCATTGTCGCTAGCTTATAGTGATATTTTAAATGAATCATCAGCAACATTTGTATCACAGCTTATTCCGGCAGCTATTATTGGGAATATGTTTGCAATCGTGAGTGCAGGGTATATGAAGCGTTTAGGTGAGAAGAAACCGGAGCTTAGTGGTAACGGTGTATTAGTGAAAACAGACAATCAAGCAGATTTATTAAAAGAACAAAATACAGAGAAGCCAATTGACTTCTCATTAATGGGAGCAGGTTTATTAATTGCATGTACGTTCTTCATCTTCGGAGGATTTGCTTCTAAGTTCATCGGTATTCCTGGGGCAATCATTATGATTTTCTCAGCAGCACTTGTGAAATACTTTAAATTAATGCCAGCAAAAATGGAGCAAGGAGCATTCCATTTATATAAATTTATTTCAAAGAATTTAACTTGGCCGTTAATGGTCGGGTTAGGATTGCTATATATTCCGTTAAAAGACGTAGCAGCAGTTCTTTCGGTAGGATATGTTGTTGTGTGCGCATCGGTTGTTCTTACAATGGTAGCGTCAGGTTTTCTTGTAGGGAAAGTGATGAAAATGTATCCAGTTGAATCAGCGATTGTAACTGGATGTCATAGTGGCTTAGGTGGAACTGGAGATGTTGCTATTTTATCAGCTTCAAATCGTATGGAATTAATGCCGTTCGCACAAATTTCAACGCGTTTAGGTGGGGCTGCAATGGTCGTAACAGCGACAATTTTATTAAAAATGTTTTCATGA
- a CDS encoding response regulator, with amino-acid sequence MIKVLIVEDDPMVAMLNTHYLEQVGGFELVHAVNSVKEAIEVLERSRVDFILLDIFMPEETGFELLMYIRNQEKEIDIMMISAVHDMGSIKKALQYGVVDYLIKPFTFERFKEALTVYREKFTFMKEQQKISQSELDSLILQKERREPTVTKELPKGLTKQTLQLIWQKIASLNGQAFTTDEMAQLVGVSRVSIRKYVMFLTEIGVLENEMVYQNVGRPVSKLRCIDRNKIDFYV; translated from the coding sequence ATGATTAAAGTTTTAATTGTAGAAGATGATCCGATGGTTGCGATGTTAAATACGCATTATTTAGAGCAAGTGGGAGGGTTTGAACTTGTCCATGCAGTTAACTCAGTTAAAGAAGCGATAGAAGTGTTAGAGAGGTCACGAGTAGACTTCATATTACTTGATATTTTTATGCCTGAGGAGACTGGATTTGAGCTGTTAATGTATATTCGAAATCAAGAAAAAGAAATTGATATTATGATGATTTCAGCTGTGCATGATATGGGAAGTATCAAAAAAGCATTACAATACGGGGTTGTAGATTATTTAATTAAACCCTTTACATTTGAACGATTTAAAGAGGCGTTAACTGTATATCGAGAAAAATTTACTTTCATGAAAGAACAACAAAAAATTAGTCAATCGGAATTAGATTCATTAATTTTGCAAAAAGAAAGAAGAGAGCCAACTGTCACTAAAGAGCTTCCGAAAGGATTAACAAAGCAAACATTGCAACTCATTTGGCAGAAAATCGCATCGCTTAATGGACAAGCATTTACAACTGATGAAATGGCGCAATTAGTAGGGGTTTCGAGAGTTTCTATTCGAAAGTATGTAATGTTTTTGACTGAAATCGGAGTATTAGAGAATGAAATGGTGTATCAAAATGTGGGAAGACCGGTGAGTAAATTAAGGTGTATTGACCGGAATAAAATAGACTTTTACGTATAA